One Aulosira sp. FACHB-615 genomic window carries:
- the scpB gene encoding SMC-Scp complex subunit ScpB: MKTATATKTATKIEAILYLKGKPLSLSEIAEYAACDRATAQEGIIELIDSYARRDSALEVVETTDGYSLQLRTDFQDLVQTLIPVELGVGALRSLAAIALNSPILQSDLINLRGSGAYQHVQELVELGFVKKRRDNESRSYSLQVTPKFHQYFQIEQLPQPFDTKEQQLELDLAIEDEVEEVTG; encoded by the coding sequence ATGAAAACAGCCACCGCGACCAAGACAGCGACTAAAATTGAAGCAATTCTCTATTTGAAGGGTAAGCCTTTATCTCTCAGTGAAATAGCCGAATATGCAGCTTGCGATCGCGCCACTGCCCAAGAAGGCATAATCGAACTGATAGATAGTTACGCCCGAAGAGATAGCGCCTTAGAAGTTGTTGAAACCACAGATGGTTACAGCCTGCAACTAAGAACTGATTTTCAAGATTTAGTACAAACACTGATTCCGGTAGAATTGGGAGTAGGCGCATTGAGGAGTTTAGCGGCGATCGCTCTCAATAGTCCAATTTTGCAAAGCGACTTGATTAACCTCCGGGGTTCAGGTGCGTATCAGCATGTTCAAGAATTAGTCGAACTTGGTTTTGTCAAGAAACGCCGAGATAACGAATCCCGTTCTTACTCGCTACAAGTAACACCAAAATTTCATCAGTACTTCCAAATCGAACAACTCCCCCAACCATTTGACACTAAAGAACAGCAACTAGAATTAGACCTAGCTATTGAAGATGAGGTAGAAGAGGTAACAGGTTAG
- a CDS encoding sensor histidine kinase produces the protein MSIISLRKILNKKELLSLLQNLANQLNSAIQIELLDGTPLLSIGTQTTNNRYPIEIAGKNIGWVVGTEQIHTVAALLSLLAKQEAEKKELAKELLERYQEIDLFQDISTQLTTSLDTKQIAQLVLQEISQLIESSAGTILLLSEDAATLEVIAQFGNLFEQSLIPSTTGIIGHIIQSGRAELINDVQTDPRLGDEKNIHGLICVPLRAKERILGAIALGTNQIDAYTAGHLKLVSIFASQTAVAIEKAVLYEQSTQATAQAKAQTEKLQQALQDLQLAQTQLIQSEKMSSLGQLIAGVAHEINNPVNFICGNLRCVSEYAEDLLHLLQEYQKNFPVVSAELASEVENIDVEFISEDLPKLLDSMKLGSDRIVEIVKSLKNFSRHDEAQIKTVNIHDGIEGTLMILRHRLKATSHRPEIQVIKNYAQLPPTECYPGQLNQVFMNILANAIDALEESIFHSQLTQPQITIHTQTLDHQWIVIRIADNGPGMKEEIIQRIYDPFFTTKEIGKGTGLGMAISYQVIVERHQGILQCHSQPGQGTEFWIQIPINSLVAHAEKYQDITDFAVNSVVQKTKISPAEGFISSPNNMLKSHEMLIRHSQIIRRLSRQSPDVSTTSASEIYQIFQRHPIALKLYSTLLSWFACPAPTHN, from the coding sequence ATGTCTATCATTAGCCTAAGAAAAATTCTGAACAAAAAAGAATTATTATCCCTGCTTCAGAACTTAGCCAATCAACTCAACAGTGCTATTCAGATTGAACTGTTAGATGGTACACCATTGCTCAGTATTGGTACGCAAACGACAAACAACCGGTATCCGATTGAGATTGCTGGAAAAAACATTGGTTGGGTAGTTGGGACAGAACAAATACATACAGTTGCAGCCTTACTGTCGCTGTTAGCCAAACAAGAAGCCGAAAAAAAAGAACTAGCGAAAGAATTACTAGAGCGATATCAGGAAATTGATTTATTTCAAGATATATCGACACAACTAACAACGAGTTTAGATACCAAACAAATTGCCCAACTCGTGCTTCAGGAAATAAGTCAATTAATTGAATCATCTGCGGGGACGATTTTATTGCTGAGTGAAGATGCCGCAACTTTAGAAGTAATTGCCCAATTTGGGAATTTATTTGAGCAGAGTCTAATTCCCTCGACCACAGGCATTATTGGTCACATTATCCAATCTGGGCGTGCAGAACTGATTAATGATGTGCAAACTGATCCACGCTTAGGAGATGAGAAAAACATTCATGGGCTGATTTGTGTTCCCCTGCGTGCCAAAGAACGGATACTAGGTGCGATCGCTCTGGGGACAAATCAAATCGACGCATATACAGCCGGACATCTCAAACTGGTGAGTATTTTTGCTTCTCAAACCGCAGTCGCCATTGAAAAAGCCGTGCTGTATGAACAAAGCACCCAAGCAACCGCCCAAGCCAAAGCCCAAACAGAAAAACTCCAGCAGGCTTTACAAGATTTGCAACTGGCGCAAACCCAGTTAATTCAAAGTGAGAAAATGTCCAGTTTGGGACAACTAATAGCCGGTGTTGCCCACGAAATCAACAATCCGGTTAACTTTATTTGTGGCAACTTGCGCTGTGTTTCTGAGTATGCAGAAGACTTACTGCACTTATTACAAGAGTATCAGAAGAATTTTCCTGTGGTGTCGGCTGAGTTGGCATCAGAGGTTGAAAATATCGATGTGGAGTTTATCAGTGAGGATTTGCCCAAACTACTAGATTCTATGAAACTAGGGAGCGATCGCATTGTAGAAATTGTCAAATCCCTGAAAAACTTCTCCCGCCACGACGAAGCCCAAATCAAAACCGTCAACATCCACGACGGTATAGAAGGGACGCTGATGATTCTCCGCCATCGCCTGAAAGCGACTTCCCATCGCCCAGAAATTCAAGTGATCAAAAACTATGCCCAACTTCCCCCAACAGAGTGCTATCCCGGACAGTTAAATCAAGTGTTTATGAACATCCTGGCAAATGCCATTGATGCTTTAGAAGAATCAATTTTCCACAGTCAATTAACTCAACCTCAAATCACCATTCACACCCAAACCCTAGACCATCAGTGGATTGTGATTCGCATTGCTGACAATGGCCCAGGGATGAAAGAAGAAATCATCCAACGAATTTATGATCCCTTCTTCACCACCAAAGAAATTGGTAAAGGCACTGGCTTAGGTATGGCCATCAGCTACCAAGTCATTGTTGAGAGACACCAAGGAATTCTCCAGTGTCATTCTCAACCTGGACAAGGCACAGAATTCTGGATTCAAATTCCAATTAATTCTTTGGTAGCCCATGCTGAGAAGTATCAAGACATCACAGATTTTGCCGTGAACAGTGTTGTCCAAAAAACCAAGATATCCCCAGCAGAAGGTTTCATTTCCTCTCCAAACAATATGCTCAAATCCCATGAAATGCTGATTCGCCACAGTCAAATCATCCGGCGACTGTCACGGCAAAGTCCAGATGTCAGTACAACTTCCGCCAGTGAAATTTATCAAATTTTCCAACGTCATCCCATTGCCTTAAAGCTTTACTCCACCTTATTGTCCTGGTTTGCTTGTCCCGCCCCTACCCACAATTAG
- the ispD gene encoding 2-C-methyl-D-erythritol 4-phosphate cytidylyltransferase produces MYLLIPAAGVGKRMGSNRNKLFLEVQSKPIIAWTLLAAEAASSISWIGIISQPSDWPDFKNIIADLSLTKPVEFIIGGSTRQESVYNGLQALPPEAEQVLIHDGARCLATPNLLNACAAAIRHCAGLIAAIPVKDTIKIVDETGIIQSTPDRQHLWAAQTPQGFNVQLLKQCHAEGIRQGWEVTDDAALFERCGIEVRIVPGEETNLKVTTPQDLAIAEFIISHRGG; encoded by the coding sequence GTGTATTTATTAATTCCTGCTGCCGGTGTCGGTAAAAGAATGGGTAGTAACCGCAATAAACTTTTTCTTGAGGTACAGTCAAAACCGATTATTGCTTGGACTTTGTTAGCGGCGGAAGCAGCAAGTTCTATTAGTTGGATAGGAATTATTTCTCAGCCTAGTGACTGGCCTGACTTTAAAAATATCATTGCTGATTTGTCGCTGACTAAACCTGTGGAATTTATCATTGGTGGTAGTACTCGGCAAGAGTCGGTTTACAACGGCTTGCAAGCGTTACCACCAGAAGCAGAACAAGTATTAATTCATGATGGTGCTAGATGTTTGGCTACACCAAATTTGCTAAATGCTTGTGCAGCAGCAATTCGCCATTGTGCTGGGTTAATTGCAGCTATACCAGTGAAAGACACGATTAAAATTGTTGATGAAACTGGCATAATTCAAAGTACGCCTGACCGACAACATTTGTGGGCTGCCCAAACTCCCCAAGGATTTAATGTCCAGTTATTGAAACAGTGCCACGCCGAAGGTATTCGTCAAGGTTGGGAAGTGACGGACGATGCAGCGTTATTTGAAAGATGTGGTATTGAAGTGCGAATTGTTCCAGGTGAGGAGACGAATTTAAAAGTTACTACTCCCCAGGATTTAGCGATCGCTGAATTTATTATCAGTCATCGGGGAGGGTGA
- a CDS encoding HhoA/HhoB/HtrA family serine endopeptidase, with amino-acid sequence MNLSLKQLAIYLSLLLVGGGAGLFGSRYLLTQNRSFRELRNVTAALPPESATPSAPSGSLGATGGDNVNFIATAVQKVGPAVVRINATRKVANPISDALKNPLLRRFFGDEEQAIPQERIERGTGSGFILSQKGELLTNAHVVADTDTVQVTLKDGRTFEGKVIGIDTITDVAVVKIPGDKLPTVKLGNSQNLIPGQWAIAIGNPLGLDNTVTIGIISATDRTSAQVGVPDKRVSFIQTDAAINPGNSGGPLLNAQGEVIGVNTAIRADAQGLGFAIPIETAARVAKELFTKGRVDHPFLGIEMADLNPTKKQQINLENKLNIKQDSGVVIKGVLDNSPAKRAGLLPGDIIQKVNAKPVKTAAQVQKLVESSTVGDILVLEINRSGKIQTLKVQSGVYPKK; translated from the coding sequence ATGAATTTATCTTTGAAGCAACTGGCTATTTACTTATCTTTACTATTGGTTGGTGGTGGTGCAGGTCTATTTGGTAGTCGCTATCTCCTGACGCAAAATCGCTCATTTCGAGAGTTAAGAAATGTAACAGCAGCTTTACCTCCAGAATCTGCCACTCCCTCTGCCCCTAGTGGTAGTTTGGGAGCGACTGGTGGAGATAATGTGAATTTTATTGCTACAGCAGTGCAGAAAGTCGGCCCGGCTGTAGTCCGCATTAATGCAACTCGAAAAGTCGCAAATCCCATCTCTGACGCTTTAAAAAACCCCCTCTTGCGCCGCTTTTTTGGTGATGAAGAACAAGCCATTCCCCAGGAACGGATTGAACGCGGCACAGGTTCAGGATTTATTTTGAGTCAAAAAGGTGAATTACTGACAAATGCCCATGTAGTTGCTGATACAGATACAGTCCAAGTCACCCTCAAGGATGGTCGGACTTTTGAGGGCAAAGTTATAGGTATTGATACGATTACAGATGTAGCGGTTGTGAAAATTCCTGGTGATAAATTGCCGACGGTGAAGCTGGGCAATTCGCAAAATTTGATTCCTGGACAATGGGCGATCGCTATTGGCAATCCTCTGGGTTTAGATAACACTGTTACCATCGGCATTATCAGCGCCACTGACCGCACCAGCGCCCAAGTTGGTGTACCAGATAAACGTGTAAGTTTCATCCAAACTGATGCAGCTATTAACCCTGGCAATTCTGGCGGGCCATTGTTAAACGCCCAAGGTGAAGTTATCGGCGTAAATACCGCCATTCGTGCTGATGCCCAAGGATTAGGTTTTGCCATTCCAATTGAAACCGCCGCCCGTGTGGCTAAAGAATTATTTACTAAAGGGCGGGTAGATCATCCTTTTTTGGGAATTGAAATGGCAGACTTAAACCCCACTAAAAAGCAGCAAATTAATCTCGAAAACAAACTCAACATCAAACAAGATTCTGGCGTGGTGATTAAGGGCGTATTAGATAACTCGCCAGCAAAACGGGCTGGTCTGCTTCCTGGTGACATAATTCAAAAAGTGAACGCAAAACCAGTTAAAACAGCCGCCCAAGTGCAGAAGCTAGTAGAATCCAGCACAGTCGGCGATATCCTCGTACTTGAAATCAACCGCAGTGGCAAAATACAGACTTTAAAAGTGCAGTCAGGTGTCTATCCGAAAAAATAG
- a CDS encoding DUF760 domain-containing protein has translation MVFDPDFLNDNSEEHPNQLLGENFEENPNQLLQYLQHQSPDVLARVAQSVSPEIKQIISQNVQGLVGMLPAENFNVQITTDRENLAGLLASAMMTGYFLRQMEQRMQLDYLSEGQ, from the coding sequence ATGGTGTTTGACCCTGACTTTTTGAATGACAACTCCGAGGAACACCCGAATCAACTTCTAGGCGAGAACTTTGAGGAAAATCCCAATCAGTTACTCCAGTATTTGCAGCATCAGTCGCCTGATGTGTTAGCGCGTGTCGCCCAGTCTGTCAGCCCTGAAATTAAGCAAATAATTTCCCAAAACGTCCAAGGGCTAGTGGGAATGCTACCCGCAGAAAACTTCAACGTGCAAATTACGACAGACAGAGAAAATCTGGCTGGGCTATTAGCATCAGCAATGATGACGGGGTATTTCTTACGGCAGATGGAACAAAGAATGCAGTTAGATTACTTGTCTGAGGGGCAATAG
- a CDS encoding phosphoribulokinase, with amino-acid sequence MTSKPERVVLIGVAGDSGCGKSTFLRRLIDLFGEEFMTVICLDDYHCLDRKQRKETGITALDPRANNFDLMYEQIKALKEGQTINKPIYNHETGLIDPPEIVEPNHIIVVEGLHPLYDERVRSLLDFSVYFDISDEVKIAWKIQRDMAERGHRYEDVLAAINSRKPDFTKYIEPQREFADVVLQVLPTNLIKNDTERKVLRVRMLQREGKEGFTPVYLFDEGSTINWTPCGRKLTCSYPGMQLYYGSDVYYGRYVSVLEVDGQFDNLEEIIYIENHLSNTSTKYEGEMTHLLLQHREYPGSNNGTGLFQVLTGLKMRATYERLTSKEAKLAVQV; translated from the coding sequence ATGACAAGTAAGCCGGAACGCGTGGTACTAATTGGAGTAGCCGGAGACTCCGGGTGCGGCAAATCTACTTTTTTGCGTCGTTTAATAGACTTGTTTGGCGAAGAGTTTATGACAGTTATCTGTTTGGATGACTATCATTGCTTAGATCGCAAACAGCGCAAAGAAACTGGGATAACTGCACTTGACCCCAGGGCAAACAATTTTGACTTGATGTATGAGCAAATTAAAGCTCTCAAAGAAGGTCAAACCATTAATAAGCCGATTTATAACCACGAAACCGGCCTGATTGATCCCCCAGAAATAGTAGAACCAAATCACATTATTGTGGTTGAAGGTCTACATCCTTTATATGATGAACGGGTGCGATCGCTCCTTGATTTCAGCGTTTATTTTGATATCAGCGATGAAGTTAAAATTGCTTGGAAGATTCAACGCGATATGGCAGAAAGAGGCCATCGCTACGAAGATGTTTTAGCTGCTATCAACTCTCGTAAACCTGACTTTACAAAATATATCGAACCCCAAAGAGAATTCGCTGACGTAGTTCTCCAAGTACTGCCCACAAACCTCATCAAAAACGACACCGAACGCAAAGTTTTGCGGGTACGGATGTTGCAACGCGAAGGTAAAGAAGGATTCACTCCTGTTTACTTATTTGATGAAGGTTCCACCATTAACTGGACTCCTTGTGGACGCAAGCTTACCTGTTCCTATCCAGGTATGCAACTGTACTATGGTTCCGATGTTTACTATGGCCGCTATGTCTCAGTACTCGAAGTAGATGGTCAATTTGACAACCTAGAAGAAATCATCTACATCGAAAACCATCTCAGCAACACATCCACCAAGTACGAAGGTGAAATGACTCACTTGTTACTCCAACACCGTGAGTATCCTGGTTCTAACAATGGAACTGGTTTGTTCCAAGTGCTGACAGGTCTAAAAATGCGTGCCACCTACGAACGTTTAACATCAAAGGAAGCAAAACTAGCAGTTCAAGTCTAA